One part of the Marinobacter sp. M3C genome encodes these proteins:
- a CDS encoding pyridoxal phosphate-dependent aminotransferase, with translation MVASANHESSQAKSRTVKYRKTKASWNPAMQAVPIPGIRRMVNLAATMKDVIHLSIGQPDLPTPKHIIDAYVDALHAGQTGYTMDAGLPELVIALRDYYSKRYNRKLTRDNILVTNGATEAMYLAIAATAAPGRQFLVTDPSFLLYAPLIRMNGGEVKYVPTHVENNHQLDPNDVIRAIGPRTFALVLNNPNNPTGAVYPRSTVEAILEECAYRGVQVYADEVYDHLIFDDDEFASVLTCAVDLDNIMCISSFSKTYSMAGLRIGWVISSQAAIKSLRRYHMFTTSVANTPAQFAGVAALNGDQQCVHDMVDIYRERRDRVVDLIAQTPHLSGYKPGGAFFAFPDLPPHVDGTDLALRMLKETGVCVVPGDSFGEGCTNALRFSFSTTCERLDAAFDRIIPWMAKQNL, from the coding sequence ATGGTGGCGTCCGCCAATCACGAAAGCAGCCAGGCCAAAAGCAGAACCGTCAAGTACCGCAAAACCAAAGCCAGCTGGAACCCTGCTATGCAGGCGGTTCCCATACCCGGTATTCGTCGCATGGTGAATCTGGCGGCTACCATGAAGGACGTGATTCATCTGTCCATTGGTCAGCCAGATCTACCCACGCCCAAACACATTATTGACGCCTACGTGGATGCGCTTCACGCTGGCCAAACCGGCTATACCATGGATGCGGGCCTACCAGAATTGGTAATAGCGCTGCGCGACTATTACAGCAAACGTTACAATCGCAAGCTTACGCGCGACAACATCCTGGTAACCAATGGTGCCACCGAGGCGATGTACCTGGCCATAGCGGCAACCGCTGCACCCGGGCGCCAGTTTCTGGTTACAGATCCGTCTTTTTTGCTGTATGCGCCGCTGATCCGTATGAACGGTGGCGAGGTGAAATATGTGCCTACTCACGTGGAAAACAACCACCAGTTAGATCCAAACGACGTTATCCGAGCGATTGGGCCGCGCACCTTCGCGCTGGTTTTGAATAATCCGAATAACCCCACCGGAGCGGTGTATCCGCGTTCAACCGTGGAAGCCATTCTAGAGGAGTGTGCTTACCGCGGAGTTCAGGTATACGCCGACGAGGTGTACGATCATCTGATTTTTGATGACGATGAATTTGCCAGTGTTTTAACCTGCGCGGTTGATCTGGACAACATCATGTGTATCAGCAGTTTCTCCAAAACTTACAGCATGGCGGGCCTGAGAATTGGCTGGGTGATTTCCAGCCAAGCGGCCATCAAATCGCTGCGGCGCTATCATATGTTTACTACGTCAGTGGCGAACACGCCGGCTCAGTTCGCCGGTGTCGCGGCACTGAACGGCGACCAGCAATGCGTTCACGACATGGTGGATATTTATCGCGAGCGCCGCGACAGAGTTGTGGACTTGATTGCGCAAACCCCTCACCTGAGTGGCTACAAACCGGGCGGTGCGTTCTTCGCGTTTCCAGACTTGCCCCCCCATGTGGATGGCACGGACCTGGCGCTGCGGATGTTGAAAGAAACGGGCGTGTGCGTGGTACCGGGAGACTCCTTTGGTGAGGGCTGCACCAATGCCCTGCGTTTCAGTTTTTCCACCACCTGCGAGAGACTGGATGCAGCGTTTGACCGCATCATTCCGTGGATGGCCAAGCAGAATTTATAA
- a CDS encoding DUF1439 domain-containing protein gives MIGILNTPRWLCIVLLAVLASGCASLSPYAVSEGELERHLQDAVRDYDRKQLQSGSPLSLSLNDADITLGPDGRDVAVIGLKGQVALNVLMAKLPVDISLKLEGAPVYDSAEKAVYLRRLQLLESSVESPLFRGDLKPVTDTVMRVVAQMLETMPIYRLDDSSMAQRMFGMVPMDIRVAPGRLEFVMAD, from the coding sequence ATGATCGGAATTTTGAACACCCCACGCTGGTTGTGTATTGTCCTGCTGGCCGTTCTGGCCAGCGGTTGCGCCAGCCTTTCTCCCTACGCGGTTTCCGAAGGTGAGCTTGAGCGCCACCTGCAGGATGCTGTGCGCGACTACGATCGTAAGCAGTTGCAGAGTGGTTCGCCATTAAGCCTGAGCTTGAATGACGCGGATATTACCCTTGGCCCGGACGGTCGTGATGTGGCCGTCATAGGGTTGAAGGGGCAAGTAGCCCTCAACGTGTTGATGGCAAAACTGCCGGTGGATATCTCGTTGAAGCTGGAAGGTGCTCCGGTTTATGACAGTGCTGAAAAGGCGGTGTATCTTCGCCGTTTACAGCTATTGGAGAGCAGCGTTGAATCACCACTGTTCCGCGGTGATCTTAAGCCCGTTACCGACACGGTTATGCGGGTAGTGGCGCAAATGCTGGAAACCATGCCGATATATCGCTTAGACGATAGCAGCATGGCCCAGCGTATGTTTGGCATGGTGCCTATGGATATCCGCGTAGCGCCAGGCCGGCTTGAGTTTGTTATGGCCGACTAG
- a CDS encoding isocitrate/isopropylmalate family dehydrogenase → MSATTNIAITPGDGIGPEVVNQAVQCLELLRQRYKLDLGWHQFPWPSHHWHQQHGESMPADALEQLRAFDAILLGALGDPGPVTDRNRYLLSDSVSLAPLLQIRKGFDQWACERPARLLPGARQYLADDRARDIDMLVIRENSEGEYVSQGGRLRQGTPHEVATQIEVFTHFASERIIRYGFEQARARAVHRKQHDETRQFQTLDGRVCESQVCLVTKRNALRYWGDLYTEVFERMSLEYPDVATHHELVDAACMKFVQSPWAFDVVVASNLQGDILTDLAAVLSGGLGVAPSCNLNPTDPTMPSMFEPTHGSAPDIAGQGLADPTAMLFTTARMLEWLAHKDPAMAAAGHALFEATAADLAKHGGKRRSTAEIGAAVCARLNA, encoded by the coding sequence ATGTCTGCTACAACCAACATCGCTATCACACCCGGCGACGGTATTGGCCCGGAAGTGGTCAATCAAGCCGTTCAATGTCTTGAGTTACTACGCCAACGCTACAAACTGGATCTGGGCTGGCACCAGTTCCCCTGGCCCTCACACCATTGGCATCAGCAACACGGCGAATCCATGCCTGCTGACGCTCTGGAGCAATTGCGCGCTTTTGATGCCATTTTGCTGGGTGCCTTGGGCGACCCTGGCCCGGTGACCGATCGCAATCGTTATCTGTTGTCTGACAGCGTGTCGCTGGCGCCCTTGCTGCAGATCCGTAAGGGCTTTGACCAGTGGGCGTGCGAGCGGCCCGCGCGCTTGCTGCCCGGCGCTCGCCAGTACCTGGCGGACGATCGCGCACGCGACATCGACATGCTGGTCATTCGGGAAAACTCAGAAGGAGAATACGTCAGCCAGGGCGGGCGCCTGCGCCAGGGTACGCCCCATGAAGTGGCTACCCAGATTGAAGTATTTACCCATTTCGCCAGCGAACGCATCATTCGTTACGGCTTCGAGCAGGCCCGAGCCCGAGCCGTTCACCGCAAGCAACACGACGAGACACGCCAGTTTCAGACATTAGATGGCCGCGTCTGTGAAAGCCAGGTTTGCCTCGTAACCAAACGCAACGCCTTGCGTTACTGGGGTGATCTTTATACCGAAGTGTTTGAGCGCATGAGCCTGGAATACCCAGATGTGGCAACCCATCATGAGCTGGTGGATGCCGCCTGCATGAAGTTCGTGCAGAGCCCATGGGCATTTGATGTGGTGGTGGCCAGCAATCTGCAGGGCGATATTTTAACCGATCTGGCTGCGGTGCTGTCCGGCGGCTTGGGGGTGGCACCATCCTGCAACCTGAACCCCACAGACCCAACCATGCCGTCAATGTTTGAGCCCACCCATGGCAGCGCGCCGGATATTGCTGGTCAAGGCCTTGCGGACCCCACAGCGATGTTATTTACCACCGCGCGCATGCTGGAATGGTTAGCCCACAAAGATCCGGCTATGGCCGCGGCAGGCCATGCCCTGTTTGAAGCCACAGCCGCAGATCTGGCAAAGCACGGCGGCAAGCGACGATCAACCGCCGAGATCGGCGCAGCCGTTTGTGCACGGTTAAACGCCTGA
- a CDS encoding LysR family transcriptional regulator — translation MAANRPDLNLLQVFDTIYREGSLTRAAKTLHLTQPALSHSLARLRAWFNDPLFSRQGNRMVPTPLATRFVETMRPGLNQIHSAVAQFHSFDPTHQRKTFSLALRDILESTFLPQLMAQLAPYPDLDIVSQRVARREMESQLAAGKLDFAIDVLLPVSEHTGHQWLHQDPLVVLARKDHPWVTMAPTGTSDELSTERYLEAYLQAQHVLVSSRATGSGVEDFELSRLGLQRDISLRCQHYFAACRVVANTELLLTMPASYARLLASHHDLAVMPTPAPLPPVNVHLYWHKAYEQEPALVWFRQKLICDQP, via the coding sequence ATGGCGGCAAACCGGCCAGACCTGAATCTGCTTCAGGTTTTTGACACTATTTATCGCGAGGGCAGTCTGACCCGCGCCGCCAAGACCCTGCACTTGACCCAGCCAGCGCTCAGCCACTCGCTGGCGCGGTTGCGGGCCTGGTTTAATGACCCACTGTTCAGCCGCCAAGGCAATCGCATGGTACCTACGCCGCTGGCCACCCGGTTTGTAGAAACCATGCGGCCAGGGCTCAACCAGATACACAGCGCCGTCGCTCAGTTCCATAGCTTTGACCCGACACATCAGCGGAAGACGTTTTCGTTGGCGCTGCGCGACATTTTGGAATCGACATTTTTGCCCCAGCTGATGGCGCAGCTGGCGCCTTACCCGGATTTGGACATTGTTAGCCAAAGAGTGGCGCGCCGGGAAATGGAAAGCCAACTGGCGGCCGGAAAGCTGGACTTTGCGATTGACGTGCTACTACCGGTGAGCGAACACACCGGCCACCAATGGTTGCACCAGGACCCGCTGGTGGTTCTGGCGCGCAAAGACCACCCGTGGGTGACTATGGCGCCAACCGGGACCAGTGACGAGTTATCGACTGAGCGTTATTTGGAAGCGTACCTGCAAGCACAGCACGTACTGGTGTCGTCGCGGGCCACAGGTTCAGGAGTGGAGGATTTCGAGTTGTCAAGACTGGGACTGCAGCGGGATATAAGCTTGCGCTGTCAGCACTATTTTGCAGCCTGCCGGGTGGTCGCCAACACCGAACTGTTGCTGACCATGCCGGCGTCTTACGCGCGACTACTGGCCAGCCACCACGACCTTGCCGTTATGCCCACGCCAGCCCCACTGCCGCCGGTGAATGTTCATTTGTACTGGCACAAAGCCTATGAGCAAGAACCCGCACTGGTGTGGTTTCGCCAAAAACTGATATGTGACCAGCCTTAA
- a CDS encoding acyl-CoA dehydrogenase family protein produces the protein MDFSISAKGQDYLERVKRFMANEIVPVEAQYHRELAALDNRWVVLPVIRELKAKAREQGLWNLFFPDDTYGCGLLNSDYALIAEETGRSFIAPEIFNCNAPDTGNMEVLIHYGSDQQKAEWLPRLLSGEVRSAFCMTEPDVASSDATTMAATATVDGDEVVLNGRKWWSTGVGHPDCKVAIFMGVTATDAAKHRRHSMVLVPMDAPGVSIERMLPVFGAYDEPYGHGVVAFDNVRLPVSAFIAGPGRGFEVAQGRLGPGRVHHCMRAIGAAERALELLIKRAVSREAFGRPLAKLGGNVDKIANARMAIEQARLLTLKCAWALDTKGITGALQEVSMIKALVPQMLQTIVDDAIQIHGGAGVSDDDFPLTALFAYARVLRLADGPDEVHRAMVARLELRKYK, from the coding sequence ATGGATTTTTCAATTTCAGCCAAGGGACAGGATTATCTGGAGCGGGTAAAACGCTTCATGGCCAACGAGATTGTTCCGGTAGAAGCACAGTACCACCGGGAGTTGGCGGCGCTGGATAACCGTTGGGTGGTGCTGCCCGTTATCCGTGAACTGAAGGCCAAAGCCCGTGAGCAAGGCCTGTGGAATCTGTTTTTTCCTGATGACACCTACGGTTGTGGCCTGCTGAATTCCGACTACGCGCTGATTGCCGAAGAGACCGGTCGCAGCTTTATTGCGCCGGAGATCTTCAACTGCAACGCGCCAGACACCGGCAACATGGAGGTGCTGATCCATTACGGTTCAGATCAGCAGAAAGCAGAATGGCTGCCGCGTTTGCTGAGTGGTGAAGTTCGCTCGGCCTTTTGTATGACCGAACCCGACGTGGCCTCGTCAGACGCGACGACTATGGCGGCCACCGCTACGGTGGACGGCGATGAGGTGGTTCTGAACGGGCGTAAGTGGTGGAGCACAGGTGTGGGCCATCCGGACTGCAAGGTCGCCATTTTTATGGGCGTAACCGCTACGGATGCTGCCAAGCACCGTCGCCATTCGATGGTGTTGGTGCCGATGGATGCGCCGGGTGTCAGCATTGAACGCATGTTGCCGGTATTTGGTGCCTATGATGAGCCCTACGGCCATGGCGTGGTGGCGTTTGATAACGTGCGGCTGCCGGTTTCGGCGTTTATTGCCGGGCCTGGCCGTGGTTTTGAGGTTGCTCAGGGCCGTTTGGGGCCGGGGCGGGTGCACCACTGTATGCGTGCGATTGGGGCTGCTGAACGGGCGCTGGAACTGCTGATTAAGCGTGCGGTATCCCGTGAGGCCTTTGGTCGGCCGTTGGCTAAACTGGGGGGCAATGTGGACAAAATTGCCAATGCGCGTATGGCCATCGAGCAGGCGCGTTTGTTGACGTTGAAGTGCGCCTGGGCCTTGGATACCAAGGGCATTACCGGGGCCTTGCAGGAGGTGTCTATGATCAAGGCGCTGGTGCCGCAGATGCTGCAGACGATTGTGGATGACGCTATTCAGATTCACGGTGGGGCTGGTGTGAGTGATGATGATTTTCCGCTGACGGCGTTGTTTGCTTATGCGCGGGTGTTGCGTTTGGCGGATGGGCCGGATGAGGTGCATCGAGCTATGGTGGCTCGGCTTGAGTTGCGCAAATATAAATAA
- a CDS encoding SDR family oxidoreductase: MTKRVFVTGGASGLGRAIALRYAREGAQVCIGDVNPQQGVLVELEINKAGGEGYYVDCDVRRLKDLERVRDDLAARWGGVDIVVNNAGVASAGSIEDTPMADWEWILDINVLGVVRGCKAFTPMFKQQGAGAFVNIASMAGLMLAPMMDSYNVSKAGVIALSETMSQELRENGIHVSCVCPAFFQTNLTEGMRSVIPGIQGNVAKLMKRSTISAEDVADDIFRAVQSNTFWVLPHVKERRMWVLKRHAPWAFDWLMHQGSKSWIKKMSAKPKS; this comes from the coding sequence ATGACAAAAAGAGTGTTTGTTACCGGTGGGGCCAGTGGATTAGGTCGAGCGATTGCGCTGCGGTATGCACGTGAGGGCGCGCAGGTGTGTATTGGCGATGTGAACCCACAGCAGGGCGTGTTGGTGGAGTTGGAGATTAATAAGGCTGGGGGTGAAGGCTATTATGTGGATTGCGATGTTCGTCGGCTGAAGGATCTAGAGCGGGTTCGGGATGATCTGGCCGCGCGTTGGGGCGGGGTGGATATTGTGGTGAATAACGCCGGTGTGGCGTCGGCCGGGTCTATTGAAGACACGCCGATGGCGGACTGGGAGTGGATTCTGGACATTAATGTGCTGGGTGTGGTGCGCGGGTGTAAGGCGTTTACACCGATGTTCAAACAGCAGGGCGCGGGTGCGTTTGTGAATATTGCTTCTATGGCGGGGTTGATGCTGGCGCCGATGATGGACAGTTACAACGTGTCCAAGGCAGGTGTTATTGCTCTATCGGAAACCATGAGCCAGGAGCTGCGCGAGAACGGTATTCATGTGAGCTGTGTGTGCCCGGCGTTTTTTCAGACCAATCTGACCGAAGGTATGCGTTCGGTGATTCCCGGTATTCAGGGCAATGTCGCCAAGTTGATGAAGCGCTCCACGATTTCTGCGGAAGACGTGGCCGATGATATTTTTCGGGCGGTTCAAAGCAACACGTTCTGGGTTCTGCCCCACGTTAAGGAGCGTCGTATGTGGGTGCTCAAGCGCCATGCCCCCTGGGCTTTTGATTGGCTGATGCATCAGGGCAGTAAGAGCTGGATTAAAAAGATGAGTGCGAAGCCCAAATCCTGA
- a CDS encoding phosphotransferase family protein: MSQVDQAVAVRDGEELDASAVDRFMKQAVANLQGEPVIRQYPGGASNLTYQVDYGSRSFVLRRPPFGKIARSAHDMLREARVMAALKPVYGYVPEIVATCDDHSVLGCNFYVMQRIEGVILRQDFPADLAMPAEDVRTLCTNVIDKLVELHKVDAEAAGLNHLGKGDGYVQRQIRGWSERFLKARTGDVGDFATVMQWLNDKMPDDVAQVVIHNDYRFDNVVLNPDNPFEVIGVLDWEMATIGDPLMDLGNSLAYWVQADDEAPFKMLRRQPTHQPGMLTRDKVVTYYAQKSERKIANFDFYEVYGLFRLAVIVQQIYTRYYHGQTADKRFAMFGQAANYLQMRCEKLISKSSL; this comes from the coding sequence ATGAGTCAGGTTGATCAGGCGGTGGCGGTGCGCGATGGCGAGGAGCTGGATGCCTCAGCGGTCGATCGCTTTATGAAGCAGGCGGTGGCTAATCTGCAGGGCGAGCCGGTGATTCGCCAGTATCCCGGTGGTGCTTCAAATCTGACGTATCAGGTTGATTACGGCTCGCGTTCGTTTGTACTGCGCCGGCCGCCGTTTGGAAAAATTGCCCGTTCAGCCCACGATATGCTGCGCGAAGCCCGTGTGATGGCGGCGCTCAAACCAGTTTACGGTTACGTACCAGAAATTGTTGCCACCTGCGATGATCACAGCGTTCTGGGCTGCAATTTTTACGTGATGCAGCGCATTGAAGGTGTGATTTTACGCCAGGATTTTCCGGCAGATCTGGCTATGCCGGCAGAAGATGTTCGCACACTTTGCACGAACGTGATCGATAAGTTGGTCGAGCTGCACAAAGTGGATGCCGAAGCTGCGGGCCTGAATCATTTGGGCAAAGGTGACGGTTACGTGCAGCGCCAGATTCGTGGCTGGAGCGAGCGTTTTTTAAAAGCCCGTACCGGTGACGTCGGCGACTTTGCTACGGTAATGCAGTGGCTGAATGACAAGATGCCAGACGATGTCGCCCAAGTGGTTATCCACAACGATTACCGTTTCGACAACGTGGTGCTGAATCCCGACAACCCGTTCGAGGTGATTGGGGTGCTGGATTGGGAAATGGCCACCATTGGCGATCCGCTGATGGATTTGGGCAACAGTCTGGCCTATTGGGTACAAGCAGATGACGAGGCGCCCTTTAAGATGTTGCGGCGCCAGCCCACCCATCAGCCGGGCATGTTGACTCGTGACAAGGTCGTCACTTACTACGCCCAAAAATCGGAGCGAAAAATCGCTAACTTCGATTTCTACGAGGTTTACGGCCTGTTTCGTCTGGCGGTGATTGTTCAGCAGATCTACACCCGCTATTACCATGGCCAGACCGCAGACAAGCGCTTTGCGATGTTTGGCCAGGCCGCTAATTATTTACAAATGCGCTGTGAGAAGCTGATTTCAAAGAGCAGCCTGTAA
- a CDS encoding histidine phosphatase family protein codes for MATIYLVRHGQASFGAEDYDRLSQIGWQQGRVLGRALRCSQAATAKPLAVFGGTLRRHRETVEAMARGFGDGLPAMQVASGFDEFDHVALIHRHRPQWQDHSVMARDLAASIAPAKTFQVEFVAAVQRWASGGFDHEYAESWLGFKARVLAALDEAVSCAAGKDLLVATSGGPIAVIVQALLDLSDERTLDLNSMIANTSVSRVLYRSRGRHSDSRRSLAVFNNYSHLEAEDPALITFR; via the coding sequence ATGGCAACGATCTATCTGGTGCGCCATGGCCAGGCTAGCTTTGGCGCGGAAGATTACGATCGCCTTTCGCAAATCGGCTGGCAGCAGGGGCGGGTGCTAGGGCGCGCACTGAGGTGTTCGCAAGCGGCGACAGCAAAGCCGCTTGCGGTTTTTGGCGGCACGTTGCGGCGCCATCGGGAAACTGTGGAGGCTATGGCTCGCGGTTTTGGTGACGGCCTGCCAGCTATGCAGGTGGCGTCCGGTTTTGATGAGTTTGACCATGTGGCGCTGATTCACCGCCACCGGCCCCAGTGGCAGGACCATAGCGTGATGGCGCGGGATCTGGCTGCGTCCATCGCGCCGGCCAAGACGTTTCAAGTGGAATTTGTAGCGGCGGTCCAGCGCTGGGCCAGTGGCGGCTTTGATCACGAATACGCGGAAAGCTGGCTCGGGTTCAAGGCACGGGTTTTGGCAGCGTTGGACGAGGCAGTCAGCTGCGCTGCGGGTAAAGATCTGTTGGTTGCAACCTCAGGTGGCCCCATCGCAGTGATAGTGCAAGCGCTGCTTGATCTGAGCGATGAACGCACTCTGGACTTGAACAGTATGATCGCCAACACCAGCGTTAGCCGAGTGCTCTATCGTAGCCGCGGGCGCCATAGCGACAGTCGTCGCAGTTTGGCGGTGTTCAACAATTACAGTCACCTGGAGGCGGAAGACCCCGCCCTGATAACCTTTCGCTAA
- a CDS encoding SDR family oxidoreductase has product MSTNLFDLKGKIALITGASRGIGESIARILAAQGAHVIVSSRKLDGCEAVASSIRSAGGSAEAFACHIGEMDQIDAVWEHIAQKHGKLDILVNNAATNPYFGPVEDTDMAAFNKTVDVNIRGYFFMCAKGAQLMKKHGSGAIVNVASVNGVNPGHFQGIYSITKAAVISMTKSFAMELGPKNIRVNALLPGLTDTKFASALTSNEAIKKQAMAHIPMKRVASPDEMAGTVLYLVSAASSYTTGACVNVDGGYLTI; this is encoded by the coding sequence ATGAGCACTAATCTGTTTGATCTGAAGGGGAAAATCGCGTTAATCACCGGTGCTAGCCGCGGTATTGGCGAGAGCATTGCTCGCATATTAGCCGCCCAAGGCGCCCACGTGATTGTCAGCAGTCGCAAACTGGACGGCTGCGAGGCGGTGGCCAGCAGTATTCGCAGCGCTGGCGGCAGCGCCGAGGCCTTCGCCTGCCATATTGGCGAGATGGACCAGATTGACGCGGTTTGGGAACATATCGCACAAAAACACGGCAAGCTGGACATTCTGGTGAACAACGCTGCTACCAACCCCTATTTTGGGCCGGTAGAAGACACCGATATGGCCGCCTTCAATAAAACCGTGGATGTGAATATTCGCGGTTACTTTTTTATGTGCGCCAAGGGTGCGCAGTTGATGAAAAAACACGGCAGCGGAGCCATTGTGAATGTGGCGTCAGTGAACGGCGTTAACCCCGGCCATTTCCAGGGTATTTATTCCATTACCAAGGCCGCAGTGATTTCCATGACCAAGTCTTTCGCCATGGAGTTGGGGCCCAAGAACATTCGAGTAAACGCACTTTTACCTGGGCTGACCGATACAAAATTTGCCAGCGCGCTGACCAGCAACGAAGCGATCAAGAAACAAGCGATGGCGCACATACCGATGAAGCGGGTAGCCAGTCCGGACGAAATGGCGGGCACAGTGCTGTATTTGGTATCGGCCGCGTCCAGTTACACCACCGGTGCTTGTGTGAACGTTGACGGTGGCTATTTGACCATTTGA
- a CDS encoding DUF6279 family lipoprotein, whose product MFAFPRSQRISPATLLRLALTLVLALAIVGCSSARLAYRYADWGTVWWMEDYVSLTGTQQQALEQGVRDFRQWHCSQELPRYERWLSTVIADANTAVLTDSARMEFHQEQLLGLLPALTEKATPMVVAFLKTLSDEQVRELAANMADRQQELEQDLLKRSPEATASARAERTAERLESWLGNFSDDQYFRIQRWSAAQAGQTDIWLEGRERWQQAFLAALQQRQQAEFASVISDLLQNPEQARGLDYQQTMAQSKNAMATLLSDLLAMGGEPALEQVRAKATELKSDVDALTCPLPTA is encoded by the coding sequence ATGTTTGCATTCCCCCGATCACAACGCATTTCACCCGCCACCTTACTGCGCTTGGCACTCACGCTGGTGCTGGCGTTGGCCATTGTCGGCTGTAGCTCTGCCAGGCTGGCTTACCGTTACGCAGACTGGGGCACGGTGTGGTGGATGGAAGACTATGTATCACTCACCGGCACCCAACAGCAAGCCCTTGAACAAGGCGTTCGCGATTTTCGGCAATGGCATTGCAGCCAGGAGCTGCCCCGTTACGAACGCTGGTTAAGCACCGTTATAGCCGATGCAAATACAGCTGTACTGACGGATTCAGCGCGTATGGAGTTCCACCAGGAGCAACTGCTTGGCTTGCTGCCAGCACTCACCGAAAAAGCGACACCCATGGTAGTGGCCTTTCTTAAAACATTGAGTGACGAGCAGGTTCGGGAATTGGCAGCTAATATGGCCGACCGCCAGCAAGAGCTGGAGCAGGACTTGCTGAAGCGCTCGCCGGAAGCCACTGCCTCGGCTCGCGCCGAACGAACCGCGGAACGTCTTGAATCGTGGCTGGGCAACTTCAGTGATGATCAGTATTTCCGCATTCAGCGCTGGTCTGCAGCCCAAGCCGGCCAAACCGACATCTGGCTTGAAGGTCGAGAACGCTGGCAGCAAGCGTTTCTGGCAGCCCTGCAACAGCGCCAGCAGGCGGAATTCGCCAGCGTTATCTCCGATTTGTTGCAAAACCCCGAGCAGGCACGTGGGCTGGATTACCAGCAGACCATGGCACAAAGCAAAAACGCGATGGCAACGCTGTTAAGCGACCTGCTAGCAATGGGTGGCGAACCTGCCCTGGAACAGGTCAGAGCCAAGGCTACTGAGCTGAAGAGCGACGTTGACGCACTCACCTGCCCGCTGCCTACAGCCTGA
- a CDS encoding DUF2798 domain-containing protein, giving the protein MSRFKSTRVRQLIFGFYMSCMMSLLMSGVITVMNTGLDTQFVFRWLRAFLVAWAVAFPLVTFIAPIAGKLTEFTLRQITGQKPEKPPGR; this is encoded by the coding sequence ATGTCCCGCTTCAAATCTACCCGAGTGCGCCAGCTAATTTTTGGCTTTTATATGTCCTGCATGATGTCATTACTGATGTCTGGGGTCATTACCGTTATGAACACCGGGCTGGATACGCAGTTCGTATTTCGCTGGTTACGTGCGTTTCTTGTAGCGTGGGCCGTCGCTTTTCCGCTGGTAACGTTTATAGCTCCCATTGCGGGCAAGCTGACCGAGTTCACCCTGCGTCAGATTACCGGTCAAAAACCTGAAAAGCCGCCTGGCCGCTAA